From Synergistaceae bacterium:
CGCGCACAGGTTGTAAAAATCCCAGTCGCTCATGGCGGCGTAAGCCGACGCAGCCAAGGCGAACAGGACGAATAGCGCAGGAAGGCAGATTCCTCTCTTACGCAGCATAGGAGCACCCCCTCATGGATGTCTGTGTCGTCCCGAATTTTAACACATAAACCGCTTGCAAGGCTTTTTTCCAGGCACGCCTCGCAATATATGGGTGCCGCAGCCTTAAATCATCTGCTGGGCACGAACACCCAGGCGTCGCGCGAGAAGGGTATTTCTCCGAGGGCGCCCGCCCTCATACCCCCCTCGGAATCGTCGTCGAATCCGATGTCCTCAAAACCTCCGCTTCTGTTGAAAGCCTCCGTCCTCACGAAGAAGTTGGAGGCCTTCTGAGGCGAGTCGCCGCTCCTCTCATCGCCCGCTTTTCCGCGCCCGTCGTTCCATCCGAGGTCGGAGCGGATGGCTCCCTCGAGGCCGACCATGTTTTCGTCGTCGAACCATGGCCGAGCGCAAGCCAGCCAGTTCGCCGACGGTTCGCAGTCGTCGTCTAGAAAGACGAGCACAGTGCCTCTCGACAGGAAGGCGCCCGTGTTCTTGGCTCGCGCCACGCTCATCGCGTTGGTTTTAAGGTACAGCATATCCAGTTCCCCGAACGACTTTTCTCCCTCCCAGGGCGCTTGGCTCTGGTCGATTATTATGAGCTCGAAGTCGCCGTACGTCTGGACGGAGAGCAAGCGCGCAAGACGCCACAGGGACTGCGGCCTCTCGTAGCCGACAACGATGATGGAGAAGAAGGGCCTTCTCCTTTCTCTGTGCCAGGAGTGCCATCTGAGCAGATCTCCGACGTCCCTCGATATCGACGTCCACGAGTGGCGCTCCTCCACGATACGGCGGCCCGCCGACCCGCTCCTCTCCAGCTCGGCCGGCTCCTCGAGCAGTTCGCGCAGGTCGCCGACGAATCCATCCTTCGTGGTGAAGGTCAGAGCCTCGAGGCCGCCCAGATCTATTCCCCTGGCGGTCGCCGCCGAGGCCAGAACCGGCAGTCCGGCGGCCATATAGTCCAGCATCTTCAAGTTGGAGGCACCGTCCGAGAAGATGGGGTTCAGAGCGATATCGGCCATCGAGAGGAGTTCGTTCTTTTTTTCGTCGTCCACGACTCCCAGCAGGCGTGCGTTTCCTGGCACGGGGCACGACACCGCATCACAAACCGAGCCCATGAAAAGGAAACGGACGTCCGGAAGGGAGGGTGCCACGGTGCAAAGGATAAACTCCGCGGCCTCCGTGTTGGACGGGGAGGCGCTTCCCATGAAGATCGCCACCCGGGTCTCTCTTTCCGAGTCGGTCAGCCCCTCCTCCTCTTTCAAGGCGACCTTGCGCCCATGGCTGGCCGGCATGATCCTCTCCACGAAGGCGCCGTTGGGCGCGACGCGAATCTTTTCATAGGGAAGGTCATACAATCGGGCGAAGGAGGCCCTGTCGGCATGGGAGGAAGTCAGGATCAGATCGGCCCTCGAGCATAGCTTGGACTCAAGTTCGCCCACCAGGGCGACCAGCTCGGTGCCGGACGCCCCATCGTCCAGCACGGCGCATCTATCCACCGCCTCGACGCGATGGGCGTCGTAGACGAGCAGCTGCCTCTTGTCCTCCGGCCATTTTTCGATAAGGGAAAAACTCCAAGGCCGCGAGAAGATCAGCGCGTCCGCCTCGGACATAAGTCGCTCCGCGGTCGCTGCGTAGTCCGGGGTCAAATGCCCGAACAGGGAGAAGGATATGTCCAGGGTCAGAAGGCCGCCCGGTTGATTCTTAAGCGACTCCATCTCCTTCAGATGCTCCTCTGAAAGAGGCACGTTCAGCTCGGCCAAGGTGGGCGTGGGGTCGAGGCGCCTCTCCTTGCCGCCCTCCTCGACGACCCCGAGGAATCTGGCCTTGAAACCCATGTTCCCGTACAGACCGAGCGCCCTCGCCCTATCCCCCCGATTCGCGGGCGATATCGATTGAGAGTCGAGGATCAGCGTGCGAGGCGGAGGGATACGGCCGCCCCCTGTCGCCGAGACGGCGACAGGAAATTCGTCGTCCGAGAACTGCATCGACCTGGCGAGAACGGACGCCACGTGCCCCCAGGAGGCGTGTCCGGCGGCTCCCCTTGCAATGCGTCCCATCGCGGCCGCAAGGCCGGGATCGCCCACGAGGATGTCTATGCAGCGAGCTATCTTCCCTGGATCAGGCGGCACGACAAAGCCGGTGCGACCGTCATATACCATCCGGGCGGGCTCTCCCGAGTCTGTGCAGGTTATGACCGGTTTCTCGCAGAGAGCCGCCTCCAGTATCACAAAGACGGAGTCCTCTCCCATCGGGATGTAGGGCACGGCCAGAGATCGGCTGTAGAGATTCGCAATCTTGTCATCGTCCACATCGCCCAGGAAGTGGATGTTCGACATCTTGGATGCCATCTCTTTCAGCGCCTGTTCGCTCTCCCCGATCCCGCAGACCAGGAGCTCAACGGGACTGCCCACCTTCTCCATCGCCCTTACCACCAGCTCCGGGCGATACAACGGGTGCAACGGCCCTGGGAGAAGCAGGAACTCGTAAGAAGTGTTCTCCAGGGCGTCCAGCGTGGCTGCCGGATACAGGACCTCGGAGTCCGCCCCCAGGTACTTCAGAAGGCGCCCCCTGATCTCGTATCCTGCGACGAACACCTCTCCGACCTTCTTCAGCGCTTCTCGGTCCAAATCCTGTATATGTCGCCTTAAGCGGCGCTGCTCCGGGGCGGGGGCCTCGTGCATCATATCGAACATGTCGTAAAACTCGCGCGCCGTTCTGAGCAGGTAGCAGACTTTGTTCCGGTGCGGAACGAGACATGCGGGGATATTGCTGCATATCACCCCGTCAAACCCGTGAAGGTCGAGGGCGCCGTAGCGGGCGTATGTATCCGAGACCGCCTCGTATGACGATTCGTCGTGCGGCACCGGGATTGTCTCGACCTCGAAGCCGATGTCCCTCATGGCCGAGCCTATCCCGTCGACAAAAATGCTCTCTCCCCGGAGGGAACGGTCTCCCGTCTCAGCGACCACCAGGGCGATTCGCTTGCTCATTCCTTCACCCTCTCTCGTCCGGGCTTAAGCTCCTGCAGCGCCGCAGAGCGTCCCTTTATCCGAGCAGCATACGGAAGGGACGGGCTTTTTCTAACCTCTGCGGGCGATTTAAGCGGGGGCGGGACGAAGGCCTTCACTTCTTCGAGGATTATTTGCATTCTGCTTTCATTCGCGTCCGCGGCTTCGGCTTGTTTTTCCACGATCAGGCGAAGCTCCTCGAACTTCGCTTCCAGAAGGGTCCTCACGTCCTTCAGATCCTCGGCCCCGGCCTTATCGGATAGCATGGATTCAATCTTTGACTGGTCTGCCTTGGCCTCTATAGTCTCCAGCAGGGATCCTATCTTCCCCTCCAAGGCATCATATGCCGCGGAGTCCGCCTTCTTGTCCAACGAGGCGACTACATCCGCCGAAGCAGCCTCAAGCCCCTTGCACAGGGACTTCAGCACCTCTACGTCAACTCCAAGCGACAGGAGCGATTTGATGATCTCAAGATCGGCCTTGGATTCCATCACGTCCTCAAGGGACCTCACCCGGAGGGCGATCGATTCAGGATCGAACGACGAGAAACGATCCGACAGCTCGACCAACCTCTCCTCGAGATGCCTGACAGAGTCGGTTTGAGCCACGGGGTCGAACGACGAGAAACGATCCGACAGCCCGGCCAACCTCTCCTCGAGATGCCTGACAGAGTCGACTTGAGCCACAGGATCGAACGACGAGAAACGATCCGACAGCCCGGCCAACCTCTCCTCGAGATGCCTGACAGAGTCGACTTGAGCCACGGGGTCGAACGACGAGAAACGATCCGACAGCCCGGCCAATCTCTCCTCGAGATGCCTGACAGAGTCGACTTGAGCCACGGGGTCGAACGACGAGAAACGATCCGACAGCTCGGTTAATCTCTCCTCGAGATGCCTGATCGATTCTGCGTCGGCCTCCGACCTGGCTCGATACTCTCTCTCAAGGGCTTCAAACGCCTCCCCCTTGGATCGGAGCTCGCCTTCGAGCAGTTCAAGGGCCTCTCCCTTCGAACGTATTTCGCCCTCTAGGGAAAGCAACGCCTCTCCGTCCGCCTTCCGGCGCGCCTCCTCACGAGCCTCCTCCAGTGAAGCCTCAAGGGATCTCAGGCGGTTCTCAACTTCGACTTTATAGTGAGAATCAAGCCTCTCGAGGCCCTCGTCGATCCTCTTTTCCAAGGTCTCGAGCGCCTGTTCGCCTGCCTTTTCCTCCAGCCTTTCCTCGAGCAGCGCCAACTGTTCGCCCTCCGCCTTGAGAGAGAGCTCGCCTCGCAGCTCCACTATGGACGTCTCGATGAAGGATTTGACCTCGGAGAGCATGTCCTCGCCGGCCATCTTCGACAGCTCCTCGTCAAGGCTGCTGGAAAACTCATCCAGCCGGCTCAGGTCGGCCTTCCCGGCTAACTCCGCGGAGAGTGCCTCCAGCTTCTCCTGGTCGATCTTGCTCGCGATCGACTCCTCCAGCTCGTTGCGGCACTGGGCCAAGCTCTCGCGCAGGGCGTTCATCCTGCTTCCTATGCCGTCGATCCTCGCCTGTATGACGGCCTCTTTTTTCGTCGCCCTGGAGTTGATCTCGCGAAGCTGCAGGGGCAGTCCTAAAAGCATCACGACCAACTCCACGCAATAGCCGAGCACGGGTATGCCATAGACCATCTGCGAAAACGACCGGGGAGCATCGCCTTCCACTGTCGTCCTCCTTGCTTTTGCAGTGGGGGGGCTTTTGCCGAGGCTCTTTTTCTCTCGCTCGACGATGGGCTCGACCCTCTCTTTAAGATCGACCGTCTTCGCGAAACCGTTCTTTCTCTCCAGGCGAGGCCGCCTGGAGACGGGAATAGTGACATCCTCCCTGCGCCTTGTCTCTAGTTCTTCCCTGATTTTGGCGATTAGCCTGGCCTTTTTCCTCTGCACGTCGTCGGAATGAAAAACCTCGCCGGCCGCGACAGGGGCACGCTCCGCCCCGTCGTCCTCGATCCCGTCCGGCTCGGCTGAAAGCAGCAGGGAGGTCTCCTCTTCCTTTACCGAAGAGTCAAGATCCCGGTTCTCATTGTTCTTCAGCTCATCCACTCCCGAGATTCCCCTTTCTGCGCTCCGGCGCTCCTCCATGCGGAGGTGGCCGGGATTAATCCCAGCGTCGCCAATCGTGAGATTCGTGATTCTCGAGAACCAAAAAAGAGCCCGTGAAAATAAGGACCCAATTCATTATAACAGTAAATTGCACCTCTGTATCTTGCCGTGCGGAAGAACGTGCTCATTGAAGGACGTCGTTTTCCTCAATCCCTTGTCCTCTCCTCTTTCAACGATAGAATCCTCTCGCGAGCGGCGGCGGCGGCCGCCAGTCTCGACTCGAGCTCCGCGACAGGCGATGACAGAAGATCGTCGAGAATACGCTTGAACTCCTCGGCCAGCCGCCGCACCTGAAGTCCGTTCCCCGCTACCATGTCCGCCCCCAGCCAGGCCGGGCCGGCGGCTATGCGGGTCGTGTCGCGAAACCCTCCGGCGGATAGAGCCGGCAACGAGGGATGGTTTTCCATCTCGTCCCCCGCCAACAAGGAGAGGGCGGCGGATATTACAAGGGGCAGGTGGCTGATGCAGGCGGCGGCCGAATCGTGCTCGTCCGCGTCGATCTTAAGGGGGCGTCCTCCGAGGGCGAGAGCGAGTTCACCGGCTAGGGAGGCAACTTCCGGACGAGTGGCGGGGAAGGGCACGACTGCGCAGACGGACCCCAGAAAGAGGTCCGGAGAAGCGTTCTCCAGCCCTCCCCGCTCCTTTCCCGCCATCGGGTGAAAACCAGCGTACCTCTCCCCCCATATCGCCGACAACACAGCTCCTATTTCGACCTTCGTGCTTCCCAGGTCGAACACGGCCACGTCCTTCCGGGCGGAACCGCGGATCAGCAGGCTCAGTCCCTCCATCGCCCTGACCGGTACAGCGAGGACGATCACGTCCGCAAG
This genomic window contains:
- a CDS encoding glycosyltransferase, giving the protein MSKRIALVVAETGDRSLRGESIFVDGIGSAMRDIGFEVETIPVPHDESSYEAVSDTYARYGALDLHGFDGVICSNIPACLVPHRNKVCYLLRTAREFYDMFDMMHEAPAPEQRRLRRHIQDLDREALKKVGEVFVAGYEIRGRLLKYLGADSEVLYPAATLDALENTSYEFLLLPGPLHPLYRPELVVRAMEKVGSPVELLVCGIGESEQALKEMASKMSNIHFLGDVDDDKIANLYSRSLAVPYIPMGEDSVFVILEAALCEKPVITCTDSGEPARMVYDGRTGFVVPPDPGKIARCIDILVGDPGLAAAMGRIARGAAGHASWGHVASVLARSMQFSDDEFPVAVSATGGGRIPPPRTLILDSQSISPANRGDRARALGLYGNMGFKARFLGVVEEGGKERRLDPTPTLAELNVPLSEEHLKEMESLKNQPGGLLTLDISFSLFGHLTPDYAATAERLMSEADALIFSRPWSFSLIEKWPEDKRQLLVYDAHRVEAVDRCAVLDDGASGTELVALVGELESKLCSRADLILTSSHADRASFARLYDLPYEKIRVAPNGAFVERIMPASHGRKVALKEEEGLTDSERETRVAIFMGSASPSNTEAAEFILCTVAPSLPDVRFLFMGSVCDAVSCPVPGNARLLGVVDDEKKNELLSMADIALNPIFSDGASNLKMLDYMAAGLPVLASAATARGIDLGGLEALTFTTKDGFVGDLRELLEEPAELERSGSAGRRIVEERHSWTSISRDVGDLLRWHSWHRERRRPFFSIIVVGYERPQSLWRLARLLSVQTYGDFELIIIDQSQAPWEGEKSFGELDMLYLKTNAMSVARAKNTGAFLSRGTVLVFLDDDCEPSANWLACARPWFDDENMVGLEGAIRSDLGWNDGRGKAGDERSGDSPQKASNFFVRTEAFNRSGGFEDIGFDDDSEGGMRAGALGEIPFSRDAWVFVPSR
- a CDS encoding prephenate dehydrogenase/arogenate dehydrogenase family protein, which translates into the protein MKSLKESVVSVFGLGLLGGSLAWRLVETGRVRDVAGWSRNPATIAEAVERGVVTKGCSSAEECASLADVIVLAVPVRAMEGLSLLIRGSARKDVAVFDLGSTKVEIGAVLSAIWGERYAGFHPMAGKERGGLENASPDLFLGSVCAVVPFPATRPEVASLAGELALALGGRPLKIDADEHDSAAACISHLPLVISAALSLLAGDEMENHPSLPALSAGGFRDTTRIAAGPAWLGADMVAGNGLQVRRLAEEFKRILDDLLSSPVAELESRLAAAAAARERILSLKEERTRD